A region from the Desulfosoma sp. genome encodes:
- the manA gene encoding mannose-6-phosphate isomerase, class I — MTASARLIQCPYRLKNPVRHYEWGERGPSAFIARLLKVTSLEKRPYAELWVGAHPSDPSFLEFPDGSKMPLPEAITRWPLEIMGSRVTQDFGGSWPFLFKILSAAEPLSIQAHPDATQARLLHLQDPLHYPDPNPKPEIAVALSRFKALLGFKPVEGWYEVFRVFSEVATFLEADSLHSDRGSGFLKKAFSRLLKKAQKNKDALAFTVTATAKRIREAPEPFGTMADLFQELMAKYGPADVGLLVLLFLNPVELLPGQAIFLAPGLPHAYLAGNIVECMTNSDNVIRLGLTPKHKDFNAMLQVLHFEPYKPLIMTPSQGSHTAYKVPCEAFEIHRWILKARTKIPMQRPEGPEILFIIQGRGEIVWNANNATGSIPYHKGQSFLIPAFLPDYTVIPHTQTLAFTAQVPSTASRP, encoded by the coding sequence ATGACAGCATCCGCGCGTCTAATCCAATGTCCTTATCGCCTGAAGAACCCTGTACGTCATTACGAGTGGGGAGAACGAGGCCCATCGGCCTTTATTGCCCGGCTTTTGAAAGTAACTTCTCTTGAAAAACGGCCCTATGCCGAACTGTGGGTCGGAGCCCACCCATCGGATCCATCGTTCTTGGAATTTCCCGACGGATCGAAAATGCCTTTACCGGAAGCCATTACCCGGTGGCCTCTGGAAATCATGGGGTCTCGAGTGACACAAGACTTCGGCGGCTCTTGGCCTTTTCTTTTCAAAATCCTTTCTGCGGCGGAACCTCTTTCCATTCAAGCGCATCCAGACGCGACACAAGCTCGGCTTCTTCATTTACAGGACCCTCTTCACTACCCGGATCCCAATCCCAAGCCGGAAATCGCGGTAGCACTTTCACGTTTTAAAGCTCTTTTGGGATTCAAACCTGTTGAAGGCTGGTATGAAGTTTTTCGAGTCTTCTCTGAAGTCGCCACCTTTTTAGAGGCCGATTCTCTTCATTCGGACCGAGGTTCGGGTTTCCTCAAAAAAGCCTTCTCTCGCCTGCTCAAAAAAGCCCAAAAGAATAAAGACGCCCTGGCTTTCACCGTTACGGCAACCGCCAAACGAATCCGAGAGGCTCCAGAACCTTTCGGAACCATGGCCGACCTTTTTCAGGAACTTATGGCAAAATACGGCCCCGCCGACGTCGGACTTCTCGTGCTGCTCTTCCTGAATCCCGTGGAACTTTTGCCAGGCCAAGCTATTTTTTTGGCACCAGGTCTTCCCCACGCCTATCTTGCTGGAAACATTGTGGAATGCATGACCAATTCAGACAATGTGATTCGCCTAGGACTCACCCCTAAACACAAGGACTTCAACGCCATGCTCCAGGTGTTACACTTTGAACCTTACAAACCCCTTATCATGACACCAAGCCAGGGCTCGCATACAGCCTACAAGGTTCCCTGCGAAGCCTTTGAAATCCACCGCTGGATCCTAAAGGCGCGGACGAAGATCCCCATGCAACGACCGGAAGGCCCGGAAATCCTTTTCATTATCCAAGGACGTGGTGAAATTGTCTGGAACGCAAACAATGCCACCGGCTCTATCCCCTACCACAAGGGGCAGTCTTTTCTCATCCCGGCCTTCCTTCCAGACTACACCGTGATCCCGCACACGCAGACCCTTGCCTTTACGGCGCAGGTCCCTTCGACAGCTTCTCGGCCGTAA
- a CDS encoding TetR/AcrR family transcriptional regulator: MKEDRKDTAAEILKAARQLFYEKGYEAASTRQISARVGISKAALYHHFRNKEEILFRICTEAADELVENMRRAIARNVASDKSLKEQLTDILIEYSKTYLKNENFNKILFHDMEYLPEDKKRIILDKEKENVHQLRAFLVSLMDQGIVRRINPTVMTFSLISSLHWLYFWFNPEGPLSLEEVVQEIADLFLHGMLVS, translated from the coding sequence GTGAAGGAAGACAGGAAAGATACGGCGGCCGAGATCCTCAAGGCCGCCCGCCAGCTTTTTTACGAAAAAGGCTACGAGGCGGCCAGTACTCGACAAATTTCCGCTCGCGTCGGCATCAGTAAGGCCGCCTTGTACCATCATTTTCGAAACAAGGAAGAGATTCTTTTTCGTATTTGCACGGAGGCCGCCGATGAGCTGGTGGAAAACATGCGTCGAGCCATTGCCCGCAATGTTGCTTCCGACAAATCTTTGAAGGAACAATTAACCGATATCCTTATAGAATATTCAAAAACCTACCTTAAAAACGAGAACTTCAACAAAATCCTGTTTCACGATATGGAATATCTGCCGGAAGACAAAAAGCGGATCATCCTGGATAAGGAAAAAGAAAATGTGCATCAGTTGCGGGCGTTTCTCGTGTCTTTGATGGATCAGGGAATCGTTCGGCGCATCAACCCCACCGTCATGACCTTTTCTCTCATCAGCTCCCTGCACTGGCTCTACTTTTGGTTTAACCCTGAGGGGCCGTTGTCTTTGGAAGAAGTTGTCCAGGAAATCGCCGATCTCTTTCTTCACGGCATGCTTGTGTCGTGA
- a CDS encoding acyl-CoA dehydrogenase family protein, translating into MNFDLPEELKILKEEAYKFAVREFTPVSKECDREEKFPREVWKKACEYGFIGAWIPEEYGGAGAGFLANTIITEQFSRIDMGIGLITAACFGSENIYLYGSEEQKKTYLPKLASGEIIFAGAYTEPNAGTDVAGIRTRAVREGDHYILNGQKMFITNGTVCDYFCVFCVTNPDAPRHKRFSLLIVDAKSPGITRNKIHGKMGIRASDTAEISFEDVKVPVENLVGQEGNGFYQLMDFFNTTRAMVAGQGVGLAQGALDKAAQYVQERTAFGQPLANFQGVQFQLAEMATRIELARQLTYKAAWMVDQGRIDPKLSAMAKYYAGETAVWVADKALQLHGGYGYIDEYDVQRFYRDAKILEIYEGTKEAEKMTIAKIVLKEYAKG; encoded by the coding sequence ATGAACTTCGATCTGCCTGAAGAACTTAAAATCTTGAAGGAAGAAGCTTACAAATTCGCCGTTCGAGAATTTACTCCGGTATCCAAGGAATGTGACCGGGAAGAAAAGTTTCCACGTGAAGTTTGGAAAAAAGCCTGCGAATATGGATTCATCGGGGCATGGATACCAGAAGAATATGGGGGTGCGGGGGCAGGGTTTCTGGCCAACACGATTATCACCGAACAATTCAGTCGCATCGATATGGGCATCGGCCTGATCACCGCCGCTTGTTTTGGGTCGGAAAACATCTACCTTTACGGTTCCGAAGAACAGAAGAAAACCTATCTTCCCAAGTTGGCTTCAGGTGAGATTATTTTCGCCGGCGCTTATACGGAACCCAATGCGGGAACAGATGTGGCGGGTATTCGTACCAGAGCCGTTCGTGAAGGAGACCACTACATTTTGAACGGTCAAAAGATGTTTATCACCAACGGAACGGTCTGCGATTATTTTTGCGTCTTTTGTGTCACAAATCCGGACGCTCCACGCCACAAGCGCTTCAGCCTGCTCATTGTGGATGCCAAGTCTCCCGGCATCACGCGCAATAAGATTCACGGCAAGATGGGTATTCGCGCCAGCGACACGGCGGAAATCAGCTTTGAAGATGTGAAGGTTCCCGTGGAAAACCTGGTGGGGCAGGAAGGCAACGGCTTCTATCAGCTCATGGACTTTTTCAACACCACGCGCGCCATGGTGGCCGGCCAAGGGGTAGGGCTTGCCCAAGGGGCTTTGGACAAGGCCGCGCAGTACGTGCAAGAACGAACGGCTTTTGGGCAGCCTTTGGCCAATTTTCAAGGGGTTCAGTTCCAGCTTGCTGAAATGGCCACACGCATCGAGCTGGCTCGACAACTGACCTACAAAGCAGCTTGGATGGTGGACCAGGGACGAATCGACCCGAAATTAAGCGCTATGGCCAAGTATTACGCCGGTGAAACCGCTGTGTGGGTGGCGGACAAGGCATTGCAGCTCCATGGCGGTTACGGCTATATTGATGAATACGATGTGCAGCGCTTTTACCGGGACGCTAAGATCCTGGAAATTTACGAAGGCACGAAAGAAGCGGAAAAAATGACCATCGCCAAGATCGTGCTCAAGGAATACGCAAAAGGTTAA